Proteins from a genomic interval of Paenibacillus lentus:
- a CDS encoding TetR/AcrR family transcriptional regulator, which yields MNKDKKEIILQNALRLFGEKGVALTTVDEIAKKSGMTKPTFYKYYDSKETLLLESISNLSESLDREVSKLYRNLELSPGERIIELMTTYLKVVLNHNFQILMFNMPTLKNSGDEKIRKAWTNLEEKFYLWFEDCITDAYGKEIEKHAMDIIFIAGSILLEYFQLIGSDLPDQQCRSLAVYVGRIIHVLVEGFKTPNMHNVSLFDSCLVGGIRKSNDKTAIRKARRLHEVFEELEFTIRKDEQLTDAEKANYSEALKKIREESLESSHINVVMEALMLYLEKSEPLRDACTELRELLK from the coding sequence ATGAATAAGGATAAGAAGGAAATCATTTTACAGAATGCTCTGCGGCTTTTCGGCGAAAAAGGGGTTGCGCTAACTACGGTCGACGAAATTGCCAAAAAAAGCGGGATGACTAAGCCTACCTTTTATAAATATTATGACAGCAAGGAGACGTTGCTGTTAGAAAGCATCTCCAATTTGAGCGAGTCATTGGATAGAGAGGTTAGCAAACTGTATCGCAACTTAGAGCTCTCACCCGGCGAACGTATCATTGAACTCATGACAACCTATTTGAAAGTTGTCCTGAATCATAACTTCCAAATACTCATGTTCAACATGCCTACACTAAAAAATTCAGGCGATGAGAAAATTAGAAAAGCATGGACGAATTTAGAAGAGAAATTCTATCTTTGGTTTGAAGATTGTATAACTGATGCGTATGGAAAAGAGATTGAGAAACATGCAATGGACATCATCTTTATCGCCGGCAGCATTTTGTTGGAATATTTCCAGCTTATCGGTTCTGATCTCCCCGATCAACAATGCCGCAGCCTTGCCGTATATGTTGGGCGGATTATCCATGTTCTGGTAGAGGGCTTTAAAACTCCTAACATGCACAATGTCTCTCTGTTCGACTCTTGCTTGGTAGGGGGAATAAGGAAGAGTAATGACAAAACCGCGATAAGAAAAGCTCGCCGCCTGCATGAAGTGTTCGAAGAATTAGAGTTCACGATTAGAAAGGACGAACAGCTAACAGACGCAGAGAAGGCGAACTATAGTGAAGCCCTAAAAAAAATAAGGGAAGAGTCGCTTGAATCGTCCCATATTAATGTTGTAATGGAAGCTTTGATGCTGTATTTGGAAAAGTCTGAGCCACTGAGGGATGCCTGTACTGAACTTCGCGAATTATTAAAGTAA
- a CDS encoding TolC family protein: MKKCLSAMISSLLCLNLLSAGPVAVYAAQADEDNTIRTGKEATLKEVLRDSFIDSGTLVPIKRLDLDTVLKLSLDHSLNYKLLTFKLTALKLNEGSLKEQKKELDQASGGAGSSYTLPESIEEIQEKYGEIPEEMLPSLYPTLETNIVVNQLLNGVGNIADAMNKQLQGQRDQLILALKQIEMEQANTVLELEEARIGIELQVTSQYAELLSLNKQRAVAEEYLEILKADMRRAELLQEMGMISAAKVTEAQREVQKQERQMEGLKNKYELALVQFCFDLGIAYDPNIVLADLPDYTPQPILRLERERILAKSFEMKRQWNSIILAKHQESHTNATNDDQEDLLEMNVRIADQQAEKARIELNKKIDELYSNAEMAYKAYENALTDYENAKQDNVHMMKRFDNGLISRHDYDKSAFILTQQETARELARIQLYVVERSVDALEKGFIM, translated from the coding sequence ATGAAAAAATGTCTATCGGCAATGATATCGTCACTGCTATGTTTGAACCTTTTATCAGCAGGGCCGGTAGCAGTCTATGCCGCACAAGCGGATGAAGACAACACGATTCGTACCGGGAAAGAAGCGACTCTCAAAGAGGTGTTAAGGGATTCCTTTATTGATTCAGGTACCTTGGTGCCAATTAAACGCCTAGACCTGGATACGGTGCTGAAGTTATCGTTGGATCATTCACTGAATTATAAATTATTAACTTTTAAATTGACGGCTTTAAAATTAAATGAAGGCAGTCTTAAAGAACAGAAAAAAGAACTTGATCAAGCTAGCGGAGGAGCCGGCAGTTCATATACATTACCGGAATCCATCGAGGAGATTCAGGAGAAATATGGTGAGATTCCGGAGGAGATGCTGCCATCCTTATATCCAACGCTAGAAACTAACATCGTTGTTAATCAGTTATTGAATGGTGTTGGAAATATCGCCGATGCCATGAATAAGCAATTGCAGGGACAACGCGATCAGTTGATTCTTGCCTTGAAACAGATAGAAATGGAACAGGCGAACACGGTTCTTGAGTTAGAGGAAGCTCGCATAGGAATTGAATTGCAAGTGACTTCGCAGTATGCGGAACTGCTCTCGTTAAACAAACAACGGGCTGTGGCCGAGGAGTACTTAGAGATACTAAAAGCAGATATGCGGCGAGCCGAACTGTTGCAGGAGATGGGGATGATTTCTGCAGCCAAGGTGACCGAGGCGCAAAGGGAAGTTCAGAAGCAGGAGCGGCAGATGGAAGGGTTAAAAAACAAGTATGAGTTGGCATTAGTCCAGTTTTGCTTTGACCTTGGCATTGCTTATGATCCGAATATTGTACTGGCAGACCTGCCGGATTATACCCCGCAGCCCATCCTTCGTTTGGAGAGGGAGCGCATATTGGCGAAATCATTTGAGATGAAGCGGCAGTGGAACTCGATCATTCTGGCAAAGCATCAAGAGAGTCATACTAATGCTACTAATGATGATCAAGAAGATTTGCTAGAGATGAACGTGCGTATCGCAGATCAACAGGCTGAGAAGGCACGCATCGAACTTAACAAAAAAATCGATGAGCTGTACAGTAATGCGGAAATGGCCTACAAGGCTTACGAAAATGCCTTGACTGATTATGAGAATGCTAAGCAAGATAATGTACACATGATGAAACGATTCGACAACGGTTTAATATCCCGCCATGATTATGACAAATCAGCATTCATTTTGACGCAGCAGGAGACTGCTAGGGAACTAGCTCGAATTCAGCTTTACGTAGTAGAGCGTTCGGTGGATGCGCTTGAAAAAGGCTTTATTATGTAA
- a CDS encoding efflux RND transporter permease subunit, with protein MIEYSIKKRKITILLFIIFILFGIFSATTLPRQDMPDVVLKQAMVTTIFPGATPERVEQSVTKILEQTIKQVETIETIESTSSSGVSSIMVYAYPEADAAATWDQLRKKVEDATADLPSGAMKPIVNDDLFSSFIGSYVIYADHPDNLYALSDLMIEWRDKIRQVSGVADVNIEGIPEKEVSIKVDLQKLEQYGIVWEQVVQAVTNMNNRTPLGSMDYDSRSYELVVSEIKEAEELNEVLISRTQSGFPVYLKDVGQVQLEEKKPTYLAYYNGKPAISINVSAQTGSDVPNMDQLISDKLDELKGSLPSNTHFASAFGQKEVVSKMFSELLQEMLIAIASVILVCTLGLNLMTSLVVAAAIPISIAMGMIVMPFTGITINEISIVGLIIVLGILVDDAVVVNDNIERRLSVLGESPEVASIKGAKEVAVSILTATLATIFAFAPLLFLTGDIGSFIKPLPIVISCSMFASMIMSLTIIPIFREWHEKRRRQRAAVKNSSVGEAANDDQRAPSAKEPKPAGLLGKQIQMLTKWYAGTLIPKVLKKPKLYASIGLLIGTASFSLALVTPIDLFPESEDPHVSINVEMPVGTSFQETHRMVNQITEWVEKQPETEFVSVGVGGKAPQIYSDITNVLAPSTSVGQISVIGKPDLFKLDTTVSTWEAELKRQFPGATISTHVPRLGIPVGSAVSVRIAGEELDTLQELSQQLKEKISRLEGATGIKDNFGNQSYTLEFEVNNQAMDEYMIDYSTLTQTLRLMGDGLDIGDFDTGKQIVDINFQASNQGASPNELFQQIFITNKLGIQVPLAQLAEMKASFTTQKIQHYNLERMITVEANAVGKTASELNAEVRAILDDMSIPEGYSIEFGGETSDQADIFGDLAMLFVVVIFLIFIMITVQFYSLSAPIIIMTTVYLAAAGGIIGIFVSGSSIGFMSIMGIISLAGIVVRNGIVFLEFIEDARREGIGLYEAVISAASARFRPIVLTSFTAMIGMLPLAVAGSILFRPMAYTIIFGLMFSTVLTLVVVPSIYTVVAIWKENRHKRKRTPDQSDQSISTATDTVSM; from the coding sequence ATGATCGAATATTCCATCAAAAAAAGAAAAATCACGATATTATTATTCATCATATTTATTCTATTCGGTATCTTTAGCGCCACTACTCTTCCCCGTCAGGATATGCCCGACGTCGTTTTGAAGCAAGCGATGGTCACGACTATTTTCCCGGGAGCAACGCCGGAACGGGTGGAACAATCGGTCACCAAGATTCTGGAACAGACCATCAAGCAGGTTGAAACCATTGAAACCATTGAATCGACCAGCTCAAGTGGCGTTTCCTCCATCATGGTATATGCTTATCCAGAAGCAGACGCGGCTGCAACATGGGATCAATTACGGAAAAAGGTGGAGGATGCCACCGCCGATTTGCCAAGTGGCGCCATGAAGCCTATTGTGAATGACGACCTTTTCTCCTCCTTCATAGGCTCCTATGTCATCTATGCTGATCACCCGGATAATCTGTATGCACTCAGTGATCTCATGATCGAATGGCGGGATAAGATACGCCAGGTAAGCGGTGTCGCTGATGTAAATATCGAAGGAATCCCCGAGAAGGAAGTCAGTATTAAGGTCGACCTGCAAAAATTAGAGCAGTATGGTATCGTTTGGGAACAGGTCGTACAGGCTGTAACTAATATGAACAACCGTACGCCACTTGGCTCGATGGATTATGATTCGCGCAGCTATGAATTAGTCGTTTCCGAAATCAAAGAGGCCGAAGAGCTGAATGAGGTGCTCATTAGCAGAACTCAGAGCGGATTTCCGGTGTACTTAAAAGACGTCGGCCAGGTTCAGCTAGAGGAGAAAAAACCAACCTATCTTGCATATTACAACGGGAAACCCGCCATCTCGATCAATGTTTCCGCACAGACGGGGTCGGATGTTCCGAATATGGATCAACTGATTTCAGACAAACTAGACGAGCTAAAAGGAAGCTTGCCAAGCAATACACACTTTGCTTCTGCCTTCGGTCAGAAGGAAGTCGTCAGCAAAATGTTTAGCGAACTGCTGCAGGAGATGCTTATTGCTATCGCTTCTGTCATCTTGGTCTGTACATTAGGCCTCAACCTAATGACCTCATTAGTCGTGGCGGCTGCCATACCGATTTCTATTGCTATGGGAATGATCGTGATGCCTTTCACGGGAATTACCATCAATGAAATTTCTATCGTAGGTTTAATAATTGTTCTGGGGATATTGGTCGACGATGCCGTTGTTGTCAACGATAACATCGAACGCAGATTAAGCGTGCTGGGAGAAAGCCCGGAAGTCGCCTCCATCAAAGGAGCGAAAGAAGTAGCCGTATCCATCCTGACTGCAACCCTAGCGACAATTTTTGCTTTTGCACCATTGCTATTTTTAACTGGGGATATCGGTTCCTTCATTAAGCCTCTCCCCATTGTTATTTCTTGCTCCATGTTTGCTTCCATGATTATGTCGCTAACCATCATACCGATTTTCCGGGAGTGGCATGAGAAGCGTCGCAGGCAGCGAGCAGCAGTCAAAAACAGTTCTGTAGGTGAAGCTGCCAACGACGATCAGAGGGCCCCTTCTGCTAAGGAGCCTAAACCTGCTGGCCTGCTGGGCAAACAAATCCAGATGTTAACCAAATGGTACGCTGGTACTTTAATTCCTAAAGTACTTAAAAAACCTAAATTGTATGCAAGCATAGGCCTCCTTATCGGAACAGCCTCGTTCAGTCTAGCTTTGGTTACACCAATCGATTTGTTCCCGGAATCTGAGGATCCTCATGTTAGCATCAATGTAGAGATGCCTGTAGGTACGTCCTTCCAGGAGACTCATCGTATGGTGAATCAAATCACCGAATGGGTAGAAAAACAGCCTGAGACCGAGTTTGTCAGCGTGGGAGTTGGCGGCAAAGCACCGCAAATATACTCCGACATTACAAACGTCCTTGCCCCTTCGACTTCTGTCGGGCAAATTTCTGTGATCGGAAAGCCGGATCTATTTAAATTAGATACGACTGTCTCTACTTGGGAAGCCGAGCTGAAGCGACAGTTTCCTGGCGCAACAATCTCGACCCACGTACCCCGGCTTGGTATTCCAGTTGGTTCCGCGGTATCCGTCCGGATTGCTGGCGAAGAATTGGATACACTCCAGGAATTGTCGCAGCAGCTAAAAGAGAAAATTTCCAGATTAGAAGGCGCGACGGGAATCAAGGATAATTTCGGGAATCAGAGTTATACACTAGAGTTTGAAGTGAACAACCAAGCCATGGACGAATATATGATCGATTACAGCACGCTAACGCAAACGCTGCGACTGATGGGCGATGGACTGGATATCGGCGATTTTGATACGGGCAAGCAAATTGTCGATATTAATTTTCAAGCTTCTAATCAAGGAGCAAGTCCTAATGAATTGTTCCAGCAAATTTTTATTACCAACAAACTAGGGATTCAAGTTCCTTTAGCACAGCTAGCTGAAATGAAGGCGTCTTTCACAACGCAAAAAATTCAGCACTATAACCTTGAACGCATGATCACAGTGGAAGCTAATGCGGTTGGAAAGACAGCATCGGAGCTTAACGCCGAGGTACGCGCTATTCTGGATGATATGAGTATTCCAGAAGGATACTCGATTGAATTTGGCGGCGAAACCTCAGACCAAGCGGATATATTCGGAGATTTGGCTATGCTGTTCGTCGTTGTTATTTTCTTAATATTCATTATGATTACGGTTCAGTTCTACTCTCTATCGGCACCAATTATTATTATGACCACGGTATATCTGGCTGCCGCGGGTGGAATCATTGGGATCTTTGTCTCTGGATCTTCCATTGGTTTCATGAGTATAATGGGTATTATCTCATTAGCGGGTATTGTCGTACGTAACGGAATTGTCTTCCTTGAATTTATCGAAGATGCGAGACGGGAAGGTATCGGCTTGTACGAAGCGGTCATTTCAGCAGCAAGCGCTCGTTTTCGTCCTATCGTTCTCACTTCATTCACGGCAATGATCGGAATGCTGCCATTGGCCGTGGCAGGAAGCATACTGTTCAGGCCTATGGCTTACACGATTATTTTCGGATTAATGTTCTCAACAGTTCTAACGCTGGTCGTAGTGCCTTCCATATACACGGTCGTTGCGATTTGGAAAGAAAACAGGCATAAACGCAAACGTACTCCAGATCAGTCGGATCAATCTATCTCTACAGCTACAGATACCGTCTCTATGTAA
- a CDS encoding SwmB domain-containing protein has translation MQRKVSFLIVAVLMLNMLLGATAGAVSKYPSGTGGAVAVASTKSLNTGNLLLGNVLLSAAGSTPSTYSPTGTGVPVNTKLEIKFGHHKVRTNGLQTYSISRNNSGYTEKMDVTVTQSTYTNSMILTPPANLQYGSNYTITIPANAFIVGENNGSKSSEIRWSFTTVNAPASAALNATTFRPTNGNSTASVNVKPVITFNRNVSLNRSITNAGITLKKSSNHATVPITVTSSGNQVTISPNSSLESGISYYIEIPRNAIYDAQNSSVYYAGLSGTNRWTFQTGSVDKTAPVLQSATMYSNTSIRLLYNETLESYYSLSTSNFKVSVNGEDRRISSVTASGSSVYVYLDTGVAVGQNVRISYTAGGSRPIQDRAGNVAASFSSREVTNSIDSVMPKPQDGYISGSTLTLRFSESLKDVSSNAYQQFRVTADGQTKSINRISRSGSYVYLYLSSSVSNGDVVKVSYTPGSYPLQDHRGQNIAPFSDYFVRNYNDSKAPEFTKIEGSGSKIVITYNEALRSTSIPMKSQYSVLVNNSPVYVTGIEVQTNQVILTLASSFSKEQNVTLSYVSASGGIADLNGNLAGYINLEPVNYNMVADGIRSAVIRGDTITVTYNSFLRSGSSVSASQFSVNVDQVNRLVQSAAVSGDTITIKLGSSVYAGQVVELSYKPGSAPLYDNAGKALQAFSRLSIQNLTGGSTGAGTGNVSLPSSLSVFPTADFDMGGYLLNLNAAQIQESLSQNKQQNIRRYVIDEAKLQEAFQFLINSNALNRKIVFDVPSTEKAAAVSWPLGAVVNMYGLGKTGSIAVRHQNVMYELPIEKIAFPEISRSLLVNNLNSAYITIQMEPIPQVQLPTQNYSNGVTITPSGDPVQVYVTAYNGTSTQNTVDVSHSGHVHFRAVNQGAANSIAETQISLVKYDLASRTSSYVPAKVTKRGNYSIFNGKTTGNIIVGPALGYSYFSDTRNHWASANINSLASRLIIDSRQGNQFQPNSNITRAEFAVFIAKGLGLEGDEASARRFPDVPSGTTGAYIGAAAKAGIIAGNMDGTFKPNSYITREQMSLMMVRAMAYAGQDINLNGLTSSQLLGRFKDSAKIQSKDNVAKAVKEGIIQGVSLDTFQPQGNATRAQAAVMLKRVLEKLNYI, from the coding sequence ATGCAAAGGAAGGTTTCGTTTCTGATTGTTGCAGTTTTAATGTTGAACATGTTATTGGGGGCGACAGCGGGTGCTGTTAGTAAATACCCTTCTGGCACAGGTGGGGCAGTTGCCGTGGCTTCAACAAAGTCACTGAATACAGGGAATTTATTGCTGGGCAATGTTTTACTGTCCGCAGCAGGTAGCACCCCTTCAACCTACAGTCCAACAGGTACGGGTGTGCCGGTAAATACGAAATTAGAAATCAAGTTTGGTCATCATAAGGTAAGAACAAATGGATTACAAACTTATTCGATTTCCAGAAACAATTCTGGTTATACGGAGAAAATGGATGTAACAGTAACTCAGTCAACTTACACGAATTCTATGATCTTGACTCCACCCGCCAATTTGCAATACGGGAGCAATTACACGATTACAATTCCCGCAAATGCCTTTATTGTTGGCGAAAATAATGGTAGTAAATCATCGGAAATTCGCTGGTCGTTTACTACTGTGAATGCACCAGCTTCTGCTGCCTTGAATGCTACGACCTTTAGGCCAACGAATGGCAACAGTACTGCAAGTGTTAATGTAAAGCCAGTTATTACGTTTAATCGCAATGTGAGCTTGAATCGCTCCATTACTAATGCGGGGATCACACTCAAGAAGTCATCCAATCATGCAACGGTTCCGATTACAGTGACTTCTAGTGGAAATCAAGTAACGATCTCTCCAAACAGTTCATTGGAATCCGGAATCAGCTATTACATTGAAATTCCAAGGAATGCCATCTATGATGCCCAGAACTCTTCTGTTTATTACGCTGGTCTTTCAGGCACCAATAGATGGACGTTCCAGACCGGAAGTGTGGACAAGACCGCACCTGTCCTTCAGAGCGCAACGATGTACTCGAATACGTCAATCCGGCTTCTGTATAATGAAACTTTGGAATCCTATTATAGTCTGTCCACTTCAAACTTCAAGGTTAGCGTAAATGGAGAGGATCGTCGTATAAGCAGTGTAACTGCCTCAGGTTCGAGTGTATATGTTTACTTGGACACTGGAGTGGCCGTGGGGCAAAATGTCCGCATTAGTTACACTGCTGGTGGTTCACGTCCAATTCAAGATCGGGCTGGCAATGTGGCTGCAAGTTTTTCCAGCCGGGAGGTTACCAATAGCATCGATTCCGTTATGCCAAAGCCGCAAGATGGATATATTTCAGGCAGCACGTTAACACTACGCTTTAGCGAGAGCTTGAAGGATGTATCCAGCAATGCCTATCAGCAGTTTAGAGTAACTGCCGATGGACAAACTAAAAGCATTAATAGAATTAGCAGGAGCGGTTCGTATGTTTACCTTTACTTAAGCAGTTCTGTATCCAATGGTGACGTGGTGAAAGTATCCTATACGCCAGGATCTTATCCGTTGCAGGATCATCGTGGTCAAAATATCGCACCATTCAGCGACTATTTCGTTCGAAACTATAATGATTCGAAGGCTCCAGAATTCACAAAAATCGAAGGCTCTGGCTCTAAAATCGTAATTACCTACAATGAGGCATTAAGAAGTACTAGCATTCCGATGAAAAGCCAGTATTCGGTGTTAGTCAATAATTCGCCCGTGTATGTTACGGGTATTGAAGTGCAGACGAATCAGGTTATTCTAACATTGGCCTCGTCATTCTCCAAGGAGCAGAATGTCACTTTATCTTATGTCTCTGCTTCTGGAGGGATTGCTGATTTAAATGGCAACCTCGCAGGGTATATTAACTTAGAACCTGTGAATTATAATATGGTGGCTGATGGCATTCGTTCAGCAGTGATTCGCGGGGACACGATAACAGTTACCTATAATTCATTTTTAAGATCGGGAAGTTCTGTGTCGGCCTCACAATTTAGCGTAAACGTGGATCAGGTCAATCGGCTGGTGCAATCTGCGGCGGTCAGCGGGGATACGATTACTATAAAGCTGGGTTCGTCAGTATATGCTGGGCAAGTGGTTGAGCTGTCCTATAAGCCAGGCTCAGCTCCGCTTTATGATAATGCTGGGAAGGCATTGCAAGCTTTCAGCCGTTTATCCATTCAAAATCTTACGGGCGGAAGTACAGGGGCTGGAACTGGCAATGTGAGCTTGCCTTCATCTTTAAGCGTGTTTCCAACAGCAGATTTTGATATGGGCGGCTATTTGCTTAATTTGAATGCTGCGCAAATTCAAGAGAGCTTATCCCAGAACAAACAGCAGAATATTAGAAGATACGTCATAGATGAGGCGAAATTACAGGAGGCTTTTCAATTTCTGATCAATAGTAATGCTTTGAATCGGAAAATCGTGTTCGATGTTCCAAGCACAGAAAAAGCAGCAGCGGTCTCATGGCCGTTAGGGGCAGTCGTAAATATGTATGGTCTTGGTAAAACAGGCTCGATAGCTGTACGCCATCAGAATGTGATGTATGAGCTTCCGATCGAGAAGATTGCGTTTCCGGAGATCTCGCGTTCTTTACTCGTGAATAATTTGAATTCTGCATATATTACAATTCAAATGGAGCCGATTCCCCAAGTTCAGCTGCCAACTCAGAACTACAGCAATGGTGTTACAATTACACCAAGTGGAGATCCGGTACAAGTATATGTGACTGCATATAACGGAACCTCTACCCAAAATACAGTCGATGTAAGCCACTCCGGTCATGTGCACTTTCGAGCAGTGAATCAGGGGGCAGCCAATTCAATTGCAGAGACCCAGATATCTCTTGTCAAATATGACTTGGCATCTCGTACCTCTTCTTACGTTCCTGCGAAGGTGACGAAGAGAGGCAATTATAGCATCTTTAATGGTAAAACAACTGGGAATATCATAGTAGGCCCTGCTCTTGGTTACAGTTACTTTAGCGATACGAGAAATCATTGGGCTAGCGCGAATATAAATAGCCTGGCAAGCAGGCTCATCATCGATAGCCGTCAAGGTAATCAGTTCCAACCAAACAGCAACATTACCCGAGCTGAGTTTGCCGTATTCATCGCTAAGGGATTAGGACTTGAAGGAGATGAGGCAAGCGCCCGTCGCTTCCCGGATGTTCCGTCGGGTACCACGGGAGCTTATATCGGGGCAGCTGCAAAAGCAGGCATCATCGCTGGGAATATGGATGGCACGTTTAAACCGAACAGCTACATTACTCGTGAGCAAATGTCACTAATGATGGTGCGCGCCATGGCTTATGCGGGACAGGATATTAATTTGAATGGCTTAACCTCGTCGCAATTGCTGGGCCGATTCAAGGATAGCGCCAAGATTCAATCCAAGGACAACGTAGCTAAAGCAGTGAAGGAAGGTATTATCCAAGGGGTTAGCTTAGATACATTCCAGCCTCAAGGCAATGCTACTCGCGCTCAGGCGGCTGTAATGCTGAAGCGGGTATTGGAGAAATTGAATTATATTTAG
- a CDS encoding efflux RND transporter periplasmic adaptor subunit, whose protein sequence is MKGRWSAIFLAISMMMTTAACSSANNQSASEEEAVAVQVITIKKEPLNAEYNFSGTLKPEVEASIAFQVNGEIKQTLVEAGDRVKSGDVLAIVDDENAQLQLKQAQNGVAQATGQLSAAKAGVQAAEAQAKAAKAQLDTAEANFTAVEKGASAQKLAQTQNAVAMAQSAYDKFLADEERYSNLYSAGLISLDDYEKFQLQFKDAETSLENAKQVLSELTEGATPEQRKSAQAGVEQAQAGQSAAEAAVTQAKAAQMQAQAAYDQATVQLEQVQLALSKTKLTAPLDGVILSKRAIVGQMAPAGAEAFVIGTVDTLMVPIAVPSEQASDWKPGQEVALEQNGTTRQGTVVRVSPATNQGTGTLTVEVSVPNPKQDWIPGQVVRVGLSSTGQEGIFVPAGAVISNGQEPYVFKHVNGKAVKTVIELGNRISEDNRLSIASGLHEGDAVVSVGADRLFDGDSITIVEGYAE, encoded by the coding sequence ATGAAGGGACGATGGTCGGCTATATTTTTAGCCATATCAATGATGATGACAACTGCCGCATGCAGCTCAGCTAATAACCAGAGTGCTTCGGAAGAAGAAGCTGTTGCTGTACAGGTAATCACTATTAAAAAAGAACCTTTAAATGCGGAGTACAATTTCTCCGGAACGCTAAAACCAGAAGTGGAAGCGAGCATTGCTTTTCAAGTCAATGGAGAGATTAAACAAACGCTGGTAGAGGCCGGGGATCGAGTCAAATCAGGAGATGTATTGGCCATCGTTGATGATGAGAATGCCCAATTGCAGCTGAAGCAAGCACAAAACGGCGTAGCTCAGGCCACTGGCCAGCTCAGCGCAGCCAAAGCAGGAGTTCAAGCCGCAGAAGCGCAAGCAAAGGCGGCAAAGGCACAGCTGGATACAGCCGAGGCCAACTTTACTGCCGTGGAGAAAGGAGCCTCCGCCCAGAAGCTCGCTCAGACGCAGAATGCGGTCGCAATGGCTCAGAGTGCCTATGATAAATTCCTGGCTGATGAAGAGCGTTATTCGAATCTTTATTCTGCAGGCCTGATCTCACTGGATGATTACGAGAAGTTTCAACTGCAATTTAAGGATGCTGAAACTTCACTGGAGAACGCCAAGCAAGTGCTGTCGGAGTTGACTGAAGGGGCTACTCCAGAGCAGCGCAAGTCGGCACAAGCTGGAGTTGAACAGGCCCAAGCTGGCCAAAGTGCAGCTGAGGCAGCTGTAACCCAAGCCAAAGCCGCCCAAATGCAAGCGCAAGCGGCGTACGATCAAGCAACAGTTCAGTTGGAGCAAGTCCAATTAGCTTTAAGCAAAACAAAACTAACCGCGCCACTAGATGGTGTTATTTTAAGTAAAAGAGCAATCGTCGGCCAAATGGCCCCCGCTGGAGCAGAAGCCTTTGTCATCGGCACTGTCGACACGCTGATGGTTCCGATTGCCGTTCCAAGTGAGCAAGCATCCGATTGGAAACCTGGACAAGAGGTCGCATTGGAGCAGAACGGCACTACACGCCAAGGCACTGTTGTTAGAGTCTCTCCTGCAACCAATCAAGGAACGGGAACATTAACCGTGGAAGTGAGCGTCCCCAATCCGAAGCAGGATTGGATTCCAGGACAAGTCGTTCGCGTCGGCTTATCATCCACCGGGCAGGAGGGAATCTTTGTTCCAGCCGGAGCAGTGATTAGTAATGGACAGGAGCCCTATGTCTTCAAACACGTTAACGGTAAAGCCGTTAAAACAGTAATAGAATTGGGGAATCGCATAAGTGAAGATAATCGCTTAAGCATTGCCTCTGGGCTTCATGAAGGCGATGCCGTTGTCAGCGTCGGGGCAGATCGATTATTTGACGGAGATTCGATCACGATCGTGGAGGGCTATGCAGAATGA